Proteins from a single region of Ziziphus jujuba cultivar Dongzao chromosome 1, ASM3175591v1:
- the LOC107429094 gene encoding uncharacterized protein LOC107429094 isoform X4, which translates to MARVFSQVVLLRHSLSSRLLGPAYLIQAHRARSTLSGEAQLIEVDLDPASSSSSSSSSASDGESEALMIRKLDDVVQRIIVQKSTPDWLPFIPGSSFWVPPRRNSVKFVDLVGKLADRLSEEETLSLATDRGWPCSDFFIHVAGMAFMMKHLKEE; encoded by the exons ATGGCCCGAGTTTTCTCCCAAGTCGTCTTGCTCCGACACTCCCTGAGCTCCAGGCTACTGGGCCCGGCTTATCTGATCCAGGCCCACCGAGCCCGTTCGACTCTGTCCGGCGAAGCCCAGCTGATCGAGGTTGATCTTGACCCTGCATCGTCGTCTTCGTCTTCGTCTTCGTCGGCGTCGGACGGTGAATCGGAGGCGTTGATGATCAGGAAGCTCGACGACGTAGTGCAGAGGATCATCGTCCAGAAGTCGACCCCCGATTGGCTTCCCTTCATTCCCGGTTCCTCCTTTTGGGTCCCGCCCCGACGCAACTCCGTGAAGTTCGTCGATTTGGTCGGGAAATTGGCCGACCGGCTCTCCGAGGAGGAGACTCTCTCCCTAGCCACCGACCGTGGTTGGCCTTGCTCTGACTTCTTCATCCATG TGGCTGGTATGGCTTTTATGATGAAGCATTTGAAAGAGGAATGA
- the LOC107427232 gene encoding putative clathrin assembly protein At5g57200, with the protein MDSFRKAYGALKDSTMVGLAKVNSEYKDLDISILKATNHVESPPKERHVRRIFSATSVVRPRADVAYCIHALAKRLSKTKSWIVAIKTLIVIHRTLREGDPTFREELLAYSVRGYILQISNFKDDSSPLAWDCSAWVRTYALFLEERLECFRVLQYDIETERLTKTSPGASKVHSRTRMLGCDELLEQLPALQQLLYRLIGCQPEGAAYCTYLIQYALALVLKESFKIYCAINDGIINLVDMFFDMSRHDAVKALNIYKRAGQQAEYLAEFYEYCKGLDLARNFQFPTLRQPPPSFLATMEEYIKEAPRTGSVNKRLEYQESDQQPQKTEEPQENEKEVEQVVEEKPPADTVEEPEPKEEEDEKEEKVELPPLISTDETDLLGLNEVNPKAAEIEESNAMALAIVPPGGNNSQSSNLMDLSGSSGWELALVTTPSNNTAHVGESKLGGGFNRLLLDSLYEDDGARRRLQMQNAGYGNGYDGMSMQNPFDHQRQLDPFSMSNNIAPPTNVQMAMMQQQQAQQYQQNMMMMVPHQYPQYPQQPQFPQQPQFPQQQFQTSGNPFGDPFTFPQSTAPQQGNHYLM; encoded by the exons atggatagCTTTAGAAAGGCCTATGGAGCTCTCAAAGACTCCACCATGGTTGGCCTTGCCAAGGTCAATAGCGAGTATAAG GATTTGGATATTTCCATTTTAAAGGCCACCAATCACGTTGAAAGCCCTCCCAAAGAACGTCATGTTCGAA GAATTTTCTCTGCAACATCGGTGGTACGTCCTCGGGCAGATGTGGCATACTGCATTCACGCACTGGCCAAGAGATTGTCCAAGACGAAGAGTTGGATT GTTGCCATAAAGACATTGATAGTCATCCACAGGACATTAAGAGAGGGTGATCCTACGTTTAGAGAGGAGCTTTTAGCCTACTCAGTGCGGGGGTATATTCTCCAAATATCCAACTTTAAAGATGACTCAAGCCCCCTTG CTTGGGACTGTTCTGCTTGGGTAAGGACCTACGCGCTCTTTCTGGAAGAAAGGCTTGAGTGTTTTAGAGTCTTGCAATATGACATTGAGACAGAGCGTTTGACAAAAACTTCACCAGGAGCATCCAAG GTACATAGTAGAACAAGGATGTTGGGTTGTGATGAACTGTTGGAACAGCTACCTGCATTGCAGCAGCTTCTTTACCGCCTTATTGGGTGCCAG CCTGAAGGAGCAGCCTATTGCACTTACCTAATACAATATGCATTGGCCCTG GTATTAAAAGAGAGCTTTAAAATATATTGTGCCATCAATGACGGAATTATAAATCTTGTAGACATG TTCTTTGATATGTCAAGACATGATGCCGTCAAAGCTCTCAACATTTACAAAAGAGCTGGTCAGCAG GCTGAATATCTTGCCGAGTTTTATGAATACTGCAAGGGATTGGACCTTGCTAGAAATTTCCAGTTTCCTACATTGAGACAG CCACCTCCATCATTTCTTGCAACAATGGAAGAATATATTAAAGAAGCACCTCGTACTGGTTCTGTTAACAAGAGATTG GAGTACCAGGAGTCTGATCAACAGCCTCAGAAAACTGAAGAACcccaagaaaatgaaaaagaagtaGAACAAGTTGTTGAGGAAAAACCACCGGCAGATACAGTGGAAGAACCAGAACCTAAGGAGGAGGAGGACGAGAAGGAAGAGAAGGTTGAACTTCCACCGTTGATATCAACTGATGAAACTGATCTGCTG GGTCTGAATGAAGTAAATCCAAAAGCTGCAGAAATTGAGGAAAGCAATGCTATGGCTCTTGCTATAGTTCCACCTGGTG GAAACAATTCACAATCTAGTAATTTGATGGACCTTAGTGGATCTTCAGGCTGGGAGTTGGCATTGGTTACCACACCAAGCAACAACACCGCTCATGTGGGAGAAAGCAAATTG GGTGGTGGATTCAACAGGTTATTACTTGATAGCTTGTACGAGGATGACGGTGCTAGAAGACGCTTACAAATGCAGAATGCAGGATATGGTAATGGATATGATGGAATGAGCATGCAAAATCCATTTGATCATCAGCGTCAACTAGACCCATTCTCAATGTCCAACAACATAGCTCCCCCAACCAATGTTCAAATGGCAATGATGCAACAACAACAGGCTCAACAGTACCAACAgaacatgatgatgatggtacCTCACCAATACCCCCAATATCCACAGCAGCCTCAATTTCCTCAACAACCTCAGTTTCCTCAACAACAGTTTCAAACTTCAGGAAATCCATTTGGAGATCCTTTTACTTTTCCACAGAGTACAGCGCCACAACAGGGAAATCATTATCTGATGTAG
- the LOC107429016 gene encoding uncharacterized protein LOC107429016 isoform X2, with translation MDNPLSQNPDSTWGRFFRNAELEKMVDQDLSRLYPEHGSYFQTPGCQGMLRRILLLWCLRHPEYGYGQGMHELLAPLLYVLHVDVEHLSEVRKLYEDHFTDKFDGLSFHDNDLSYNFDFKKSIDSMEENIGSQEDELKSKSPEELDPEIQTIILLSDAYGAEGELGIVLSEKFMEHDAYCMFDALMSGAHGSVSMAEFFSPSPAVGSHTGLPAVIEASAALYHLLSFADSSLHSHLIELGVEPQYFALRWLRVLFGREFSLDDLLIIWDEIFASENGKLDKGGEDDEGSSFAILSSPRGAFICAMAVSMLLYLRSSLLATENATSCLQRLLNFPENVNLKKLMEKAKSLQTLALNTNIASSSPPFTGTFYRSKSTVVRGHSDSFGSVSPKTPLNLVPESYWEEKWRVLHREEELKQGVSKKQITTQKKGWTEKVKLSLSRTESDPTSSKLENGRKKPKPSVRRRLLEDLSRELGFEDDIDKVGCHEVSGHEEKVSVEVDDNKVDNVSKEFACTAEEGPLSGNNGSEESSFIFSDPPSPLSGANDHEIDSEKSSVTSNISLDDNDEPPESILEESPLPISDNPEGVSQKSECNNDSLGTSGTGIKERKLLGKFQWFWKFGRNAAAEGTSEKVGSGFEATTSANSESNSNTAGHSAAGESLNSLVSSKGDAVDQNVMGTLKNLGHTMLEHIQVVESVFQQDRGPQVGSLDNFSKNILVGKGQVTAMAALKELRKISNLLSEM, from the exons ATGGATAACCCACTATCACAAAACCCAG ATAGCACTTGGGGTCGTTTCTTCCGGAATGCCGAGCTGGAGAAAATGGTTGATCAGGATTTGTCACGGCTATACCCAGAACATGGGAGCTACTTTCAGACTCCAGGATGCCAAGGCATGTTAAGACGAATCTTGTTATTGTGGTGTCTTAGACATCCAGAATACGGTTATGGACAAG GGATGCATGAACTCTTGGCTCCTTTGTTGTATGTTCTTCATGTTGATGTGGAGCATCTTTCTGAAGTGCGAAAGCTATATGAAGACCACTTCACGGACAAGTTTGATGGTCTGTCATTTCATGACAATGATCtttcatataattttgatttcaaAAAATCTATCGATTCTATGGAAGAAAACATTGGCTCTCAGGAAGATGAGTTAAAATCAAAGAGTCCGGAAGAGCTTGATCCTGAGATACAGACTATTATATTGCTAAGTGATGCTTATGGAGCTGAAGGTGAATTAGGCATTGTCTTATCTGAAAAATTTATGGAACATGATGCTTATTGTATGTTCGATGCCTTGATGAGTGGTGCCCATGGTTCAGTTTCCATGGCAGAGTTTTTCTCTCCCTCCCCTGCTGTTGGGTCTCATACTGGCTTACCTGCTGTCATTGAAGCTTCTGCTGCACTATATCATTTGCTGTCTTTTGCTGATTCATCTCTACACAGCCACCTTATAGAACTTGGTGTTGAACCCCAGTACTTTGCACTCCGCTGGTTAAGGGTTTTGTTTGGCCGTGAATTTTCACTTGATGATCTCTTGATAATATGGGATGAGATATTTGCATCAGAAAATGGTAAATTAGACAAAGGTGGTGAAGATGATGAAGGATCCAGCTTTGCAATTCTCAGTTCTCCTCGAGGTGCATTTATCTGTGCCATGGCAGTTTCCATGTTACTTTATTTGAGATCTTCCCTTCTTGCCACTGAGAATGCCACTTCATGTCTTCAAAGATTGCTAAATTTTCCTGAGAACGTAAATCTAAAGAAATTGATGGAGAAGGCAAAGTCTTTGCAAACTCTTGCACTGAACACTAATATCGCATCCTCTTCTCCTCCATTTACTGGGACTTTCTACCGTAGTAAATCAACGGTTGTCAGAGGTCATAGTGATTCATTTGGTTCTGTTTCTCCAAAAACTCCATTGAATTTGGTTCCTGAAAGCTACTGGGAAGAGAAGTGGAGAGTTTTACATAGGGAAGAAGAACTTAAGCAAGGTGTTTCAAAGAAACAGATTACAACTCAAAAGAAGGGGTGGACAGAAAAGGTAAAGTTGAGCCTGTCAAGAACAGAATCTGATCCCACTTCCTCGAAGCTTGAAAATGGCAGAAAGAAGCCTAAGCCATCTGTTAGGCGAAGATTGCTGGAAGATCTATCTCGGGAACTTGGTTTTGAGGATGATATTGACAAAGTAGGCTGTCATGAAGTTTCAGGTCATGAGGAAAAAGTTTCTGTAGAAGTAGATGACAACAAAGTAGATAATGTCAGTAAGGAATTTGCCTGCACTGCTGAAGAAGGTCCTTTGAGTGGAAATAATGGCAGTGAAGAGAGTTCATTTATATTCTCAGATCCACCAAGTCCTCTTAGTGGGGCTAATGATCATGAAATTGACTCCGAGAAAAGTAGTGTTACTTCAAATATATCTCTCGATGACAATGATGAACCTCCAGAGAGTATCTTAGAAGAATCTCCTCTTCCGATTTCTGATAATCCTGAGGGTGTCTCTCAAAAATCTGAATGCAACAATGATTCTTTGGGAACTTCAGGTACAGGGATAAAGGAGCGCAAGCTTTTAGGTAAATTCCAGTGGTTTTGGAAGTTTGGACGAAATGCTGCTGCTGAAGGGACATCTGAGAAAGTTGGCAGTGGCTTTGAGGCTACAACATCTGCCAACAGTGAAAGTAATTCAAACACAGCTGGCCATTCTGCAGCTGGAGAGTCTTTGAATTCTTTAGTTAGCTCAAAAGGAGATGCAGTTGACCAGAATGTGATGGGTACTTTGAAGAATCTGGGGCACACTATGCTTGAACATATTCAG GTAGTCGAGTCTGTTTTCCAACAAGATCGGGGTCCTCAGGTTGGTTCATTGGATAACTTCTCAAAAAACATTCTAGTTGGCAAAGGACAAGTCACAGCGATGGCAGCTCTAAAGGAGCTTCGGAAAATCAGCAATCTTTTATCAGAGATGTGA
- the LOC107429016 gene encoding uncharacterized protein LOC107429016 isoform X1, with protein sequence MAISRASSTEPTIPEPRAPTSLPSNSNSGPPQRSVDENRRFNGLRSVEWRINLGILPSSSSSSIDDYRRVTADSRRRYAGLRRRLLVDPHILKDGSNTSDLTMDNPLSQNPDSTWGRFFRNAELEKMVDQDLSRLYPEHGSYFQTPGCQGMLRRILLLWCLRHPEYGYGQGMHELLAPLLYVLHVDVEHLSEVRKLYEDHFTDKFDGLSFHDNDLSYNFDFKKSIDSMEENIGSQEDELKSKSPEELDPEIQTIILLSDAYGAEGELGIVLSEKFMEHDAYCMFDALMSGAHGSVSMAEFFSPSPAVGSHTGLPAVIEASAALYHLLSFADSSLHSHLIELGVEPQYFALRWLRVLFGREFSLDDLLIIWDEIFASENGKLDKGGEDDEGSSFAILSSPRGAFICAMAVSMLLYLRSSLLATENATSCLQRLLNFPENVNLKKLMEKAKSLQTLALNTNIASSSPPFTGTFYRSKSTVVRGHSDSFGSVSPKTPLNLVPESYWEEKWRVLHREEELKQGVSKKQITTQKKGWTEKVKLSLSRTESDPTSSKLENGRKKPKPSVRRRLLEDLSRELGFEDDIDKVGCHEVSGHEEKVSVEVDDNKVDNVSKEFACTAEEGPLSGNNGSEESSFIFSDPPSPLSGANDHEIDSEKSSVTSNISLDDNDEPPESILEESPLPISDNPEGVSQKSECNNDSLGTSGTGIKERKLLGKFQWFWKFGRNAAAEGTSEKVGSGFEATTSANSESNSNTAGHSAAGESLNSLVSSKGDAVDQNVMGTLKNLGHTMLEHIQVVESVFQQDRGPQVGSLDNFSKNILVGKGQVTAMAALKELRKISNLLSEM encoded by the exons ATGGCCATTTCGCGAGCATCATCAACTGAGCCGACAATACCAGAACCACGGGCGCCGACGTCGCTGCCGTCGAACTCGAACTCTGGTCCTCCTCAGAGATCTGTGGATGAGAATCGACGTTTCAATGGTCTTAGAAGCGTGGAGTGGCGTATCAATCTTGGGATTTTGccatcgtcttcttcttcttccatagaTGATTATCGTCGTGTCACAGCTGATTCGCGTAGGAG atATGCTGGATTGAGACGACGCCTTCTTGTTGATCCACATATTCTAAAGGATGGAAGTAATACTTCTGACCTTACAATGGATAACCCACTATCACAAAACCCAG ATAGCACTTGGGGTCGTTTCTTCCGGAATGCCGAGCTGGAGAAAATGGTTGATCAGGATTTGTCACGGCTATACCCAGAACATGGGAGCTACTTTCAGACTCCAGGATGCCAAGGCATGTTAAGACGAATCTTGTTATTGTGGTGTCTTAGACATCCAGAATACGGTTATGGACAAG GGATGCATGAACTCTTGGCTCCTTTGTTGTATGTTCTTCATGTTGATGTGGAGCATCTTTCTGAAGTGCGAAAGCTATATGAAGACCACTTCACGGACAAGTTTGATGGTCTGTCATTTCATGACAATGATCtttcatataattttgatttcaaAAAATCTATCGATTCTATGGAAGAAAACATTGGCTCTCAGGAAGATGAGTTAAAATCAAAGAGTCCGGAAGAGCTTGATCCTGAGATACAGACTATTATATTGCTAAGTGATGCTTATGGAGCTGAAGGTGAATTAGGCATTGTCTTATCTGAAAAATTTATGGAACATGATGCTTATTGTATGTTCGATGCCTTGATGAGTGGTGCCCATGGTTCAGTTTCCATGGCAGAGTTTTTCTCTCCCTCCCCTGCTGTTGGGTCTCATACTGGCTTACCTGCTGTCATTGAAGCTTCTGCTGCACTATATCATTTGCTGTCTTTTGCTGATTCATCTCTACACAGCCACCTTATAGAACTTGGTGTTGAACCCCAGTACTTTGCACTCCGCTGGTTAAGGGTTTTGTTTGGCCGTGAATTTTCACTTGATGATCTCTTGATAATATGGGATGAGATATTTGCATCAGAAAATGGTAAATTAGACAAAGGTGGTGAAGATGATGAAGGATCCAGCTTTGCAATTCTCAGTTCTCCTCGAGGTGCATTTATCTGTGCCATGGCAGTTTCCATGTTACTTTATTTGAGATCTTCCCTTCTTGCCACTGAGAATGCCACTTCATGTCTTCAAAGATTGCTAAATTTTCCTGAGAACGTAAATCTAAAGAAATTGATGGAGAAGGCAAAGTCTTTGCAAACTCTTGCACTGAACACTAATATCGCATCCTCTTCTCCTCCATTTACTGGGACTTTCTACCGTAGTAAATCAACGGTTGTCAGAGGTCATAGTGATTCATTTGGTTCTGTTTCTCCAAAAACTCCATTGAATTTGGTTCCTGAAAGCTACTGGGAAGAGAAGTGGAGAGTTTTACATAGGGAAGAAGAACTTAAGCAAGGTGTTTCAAAGAAACAGATTACAACTCAAAAGAAGGGGTGGACAGAAAAGGTAAAGTTGAGCCTGTCAAGAACAGAATCTGATCCCACTTCCTCGAAGCTTGAAAATGGCAGAAAGAAGCCTAAGCCATCTGTTAGGCGAAGATTGCTGGAAGATCTATCTCGGGAACTTGGTTTTGAGGATGATATTGACAAAGTAGGCTGTCATGAAGTTTCAGGTCATGAGGAAAAAGTTTCTGTAGAAGTAGATGACAACAAAGTAGATAATGTCAGTAAGGAATTTGCCTGCACTGCTGAAGAAGGTCCTTTGAGTGGAAATAATGGCAGTGAAGAGAGTTCATTTATATTCTCAGATCCACCAAGTCCTCTTAGTGGGGCTAATGATCATGAAATTGACTCCGAGAAAAGTAGTGTTACTTCAAATATATCTCTCGATGACAATGATGAACCTCCAGAGAGTATCTTAGAAGAATCTCCTCTTCCGATTTCTGATAATCCTGAGGGTGTCTCTCAAAAATCTGAATGCAACAATGATTCTTTGGGAACTTCAGGTACAGGGATAAAGGAGCGCAAGCTTTTAGGTAAATTCCAGTGGTTTTGGAAGTTTGGACGAAATGCTGCTGCTGAAGGGACATCTGAGAAAGTTGGCAGTGGCTTTGAGGCTACAACATCTGCCAACAGTGAAAGTAATTCAAACACAGCTGGCCATTCTGCAGCTGGAGAGTCTTTGAATTCTTTAGTTAGCTCAAAAGGAGATGCAGTTGACCAGAATGTGATGGGTACTTTGAAGAATCTGGGGCACACTATGCTTGAACATATTCAG GTAGTCGAGTCTGTTTTCCAACAAGATCGGGGTCCTCAGGTTGGTTCATTGGATAACTTCTCAAAAAACATTCTAGTTGGCAAAGGACAAGTCACAGCGATGGCAGCTCTAAAGGAGCTTCGGAAAATCAGCAATCTTTTATCAGAGATGTGA
- the LOC107427880 gene encoding uncharacterized protein LOC107427880 produces the protein MAEQPETASSTSRPSSSSPSSLKSPEDSLKHPQVPAFSGFPAFPNGDFQMPPIMYPTLVTPSQNQEPTNRGAGIYAVPVYPFMGPIAGVPPNTLIPLTYNIPTRPSAEVGASGQEHGQEGQQQQRQQQPAPQRQIVVRRFQIAFQLDLLLILKLAAVIFLFNQDGSRQRLVVLVFFASLVYLYQTGALTPLIRWLSQGMHRAAVPPHPPRAAVRADNVPPAARPGIDNVAFPEGQPGAEIENRPADEGNRAIENENVAEPDGGNGANHWWGIVKEIQMIVFGFITSLLPGFHNID, from the exons ATGGCGGAACAGCCTGAAACGGCGTCGTCTACTTCAcgaccttcttcttcttctccttcttccctgAAATCCCCCGAAGACTCTCTCAAGCATCCACAG GTTCCAGCATTCTCAGGGTTTCCAGCTTTTCCAAATGGTGATTTTCAGATGCCTCCTATCATGTACCCAACGCTTGTAACTCCATCTCAAAATCAGGAACCGACAAACCGTGGAGCTGGCATTTATGCTGTTCCTGTTTATCCATTCATGGGGCCTATTGCTGGAGTTCCACCTAACACCCTTATTCCTCTTACCTACAACATACCTAC TAGGCCTAGTGCTGAGGTTGGGGCTTCAGGTCAGGAGCATGGGCAAGAAGGGCAACAACAGCAGCGTCAACAACAGCCTGCACCTCAGAGACAAATTGTTGTGAGGAGATTTCAAATTGCATTTCAGCTTGATTTGTTGCTCATTCTGAAGCTGGCAGCTGTAATATTCTTGTTCAATCAAGATGGATCCAGACAAAGGCTTGTTGTCCTTGTGTTTTTTGCTTCACTTGTCTATCT ATATCAAACTGGTGCCCTCACACCACTGATACGATGGCTTTCACAAGGTATGCATAGGGCAGCTGTGCCTCCCCATCCACCAAGAGCTGCAGTCAGGGCTGATAATGTGCCTCCTGCTGCAAGGCCTGGGATTGATAATGTTGCTTTCCCAG AGGGACAACCTGGAGCTGAGATTGAGAATCGGCCAGCAGATGAAGGAAATCGGGCAATTGAGAATGAGAATGTTGCGGAACCTGATGGAGGCAATGGTGCAAACCACTGGTGGGGAATTGTCAAGGAGATTCAGATGATTGTTTTTGGCTTCATCACTTCTCTTCTCCCAGGTTTCCATAACATTGATTAG
- the LOC107428239 gene encoding uncharacterized protein LOC107428239, which yields MAWRNFYNEIKGLKVKELPNYVKPMLSMEYVKKSVQRGLDNYNAKYIQTSSIDPLYHVCFGGMIFSYLVALPEERRHLEHQQHAKEHGGH from the coding sequence atggCGTGGAGGAATTTCTACAACGAGATCAAGGGATTGAAGGTGAAGGAATTGCCCAACTACGTGAAGCCGATGCTGTCGATGGAGTACGTGAAGAAATCGGTGCAAAGAGGTCTGGACAACTACAATGCCAAGTACATCCAGACCAGTTCTATCGATCCTCTCTACCATGTCTGCTTCGGTGGGATGATCTTCTCCTACCTTGTCGCTCTCCCCGAGGAACGCCGCCATCTCGAGCACCAGCAGCACGCCAAGGAGCACGGTggccattga
- the LOC107429094 gene encoding uncharacterized protein LOC107429094 isoform X1 gives MARVFSQVVLLRHSLSSRLLGPAYLIQAHRARSTLSGEAQLIEVDLDPASSSSSSSSSASDGESEALMIRKLDDVVQRIIVQKSTPDWLPFIPGSSFWVPPRRNSVKFVDLVGKLADRLSEEETLSLATDRGWPCSDFFIHVNVEADKSAEMEVEMEVKVLTNSQNTSHFEDEEG, from the exons ATGGCCCGAGTTTTCTCCCAAGTCGTCTTGCTCCGACACTCCCTGAGCTCCAGGCTACTGGGCCCGGCTTATCTGATCCAGGCCCACCGAGCCCGTTCGACTCTGTCCGGCGAAGCCCAGCTGATCGAGGTTGATCTTGACCCTGCATCGTCGTCTTCGTCTTCGTCTTCGTCGGCGTCGGACGGTGAATCGGAGGCGTTGATGATCAGGAAGCTCGACGACGTAGTGCAGAGGATCATCGTCCAGAAGTCGACCCCCGATTGGCTTCCCTTCATTCCCGGTTCCTCCTTTTGGGTCCCGCCCCGACGCAACTCCGTGAAGTTCGTCGATTTGGTCGGGAAATTGGCCGACCGGCTCTCCGAGGAGGAGACTCTCTCCCTAGCCACCGACCGTGGTTGGCCTTGCTCTGACTTCTTCATCCATG TCAATGTGGAGGCAGATAAATCAGCAGAGATGGAAGTGGAGATGGAGGTAAAGGTTCTAACCAATTCACAAAACACCTCACATTTTGAGGATGAGGAAGGATAA
- the LOC107429094 gene encoding uncharacterized protein LOC107429094 isoform X2, producing the protein MARVFSQVVLLRHSLSSRLLGPAYLIQAHRARSTLSGEAQLIEVDLDPASSSSSSSSSASDGESEALMIRKLDDVVQRIIVQKSTPDWLPFIPGSSFWVPPRRNSVKFVDLVGKLADRLSEEETLSLATDRGWPCSDFFIHDKSAEMEVEMEVKVLTNSQNTSHFEDEEG; encoded by the exons ATGGCCCGAGTTTTCTCCCAAGTCGTCTTGCTCCGACACTCCCTGAGCTCCAGGCTACTGGGCCCGGCTTATCTGATCCAGGCCCACCGAGCCCGTTCGACTCTGTCCGGCGAAGCCCAGCTGATCGAGGTTGATCTTGACCCTGCATCGTCGTCTTCGTCTTCGTCTTCGTCGGCGTCGGACGGTGAATCGGAGGCGTTGATGATCAGGAAGCTCGACGACGTAGTGCAGAGGATCATCGTCCAGAAGTCGACCCCCGATTGGCTTCCCTTCATTCCCGGTTCCTCCTTTTGGGTCCCGCCCCGACGCAACTCCGTGAAGTTCGTCGATTTGGTCGGGAAATTGGCCGACCGGCTCTCCGAGGAGGAGACTCTCTCCCTAGCCACCGACCGTGGTTGGCCTTGCTCTGACTTCTTCATCCATG ATAAATCAGCAGAGATGGAAGTGGAGATGGAGGTAAAGGTTCTAACCAATTCACAAAACACCTCACATTTTGAGGATGAGGAAGGATAA
- the LOC107429094 gene encoding uncharacterized protein LOC107429094 isoform X3, with protein MARVFSQVVLLRHSLSSRLLGPAYLIQAHRARSTLSGEAQLIEVDLDPASSSSSSSSSASDGESEALMIRKLDDVVQRIIVQKSTPDWLPFIPGSSFWVPPRRNSVKFVDLVGKLADRLSEEETLSLATDRGWPCSDFFIHGLNLFMCYMPTWLP; from the exons ATGGCCCGAGTTTTCTCCCAAGTCGTCTTGCTCCGACACTCCCTGAGCTCCAGGCTACTGGGCCCGGCTTATCTGATCCAGGCCCACCGAGCCCGTTCGACTCTGTCCGGCGAAGCCCAGCTGATCGAGGTTGATCTTGACCCTGCATCGTCGTCTTCGTCTTCGTCTTCGTCGGCGTCGGACGGTGAATCGGAGGCGTTGATGATCAGGAAGCTCGACGACGTAGTGCAGAGGATCATCGTCCAGAAGTCGACCCCCGATTGGCTTCCCTTCATTCCCGGTTCCTCCTTTTGGGTCCCGCCCCGACGCAACTCCGTGAAGTTCGTCGATTTGGTCGGGAAATTGGCCGACCGGCTCTCCGAGGAGGAGACTCTCTCCCTAGCCACCGACCGTGGTTGGCCTTGCTCTGACTTCTTCATCCATG GTTTGAATTTATTCATGTGCTACATGCCTACCTGGCTGCCATAG